The following nucleotide sequence is from Synechococcus sp. KORDI-52.
AATGATGCTGCATTCGTACGTACTAAATCCATAGCGTTTTTTCGAGCCTGATGTTGCGGAGTGTTTCCATGTGCTCTTCCGTTAGTGCTTGTGCTTCGTGCTCTTGACCAGTCAGTGAAAGGTGGGATGCGCGTTGGAGGCACCATGCATTGATTTCGCGAAGCATCTTGTTTCTAAGCTGATCGCTGTTGCTCATCTTTTTGAGATGCTGCTCTGTTTATTCTCCGTTCTCTGATTGATTTGTGATGAATTTATTTGCTTTTGCTTGTTTCATATCGTTTCTTGTGTTGTGATTATTTGCCTTTCTTTTTTCGATTTCCTTTGTTCATTTTTGCTGTTTGTGTTGATCTTTTGATGCCAGGTTAACCTGCTGGCATGAGAATCGTTCTCATTGATTTCAGCGATTTTTGTGAGCTGATCCGTTTTTTTGGAATCTTTTGTTGATTGTGTCTATAAGTAAGTTAGTTGATTTTTTGTCATGGCTCTTACTACTCCTTGTGCCTGCCCTCGTTGTACCTGTGAGGTGCAAGCTTCTAGAGCCGTTTTGCGCGATGGACAGAGTTTTTGTTCTGAGGCCTGTGCTAAGGGCCACCCCAACCACGAGCCCTGTCATGGTTCTGGCTCCTGTGGTTGTACCTGCGCTGAGTGAGCCTATGGGGTTGATTCACCCCTCTTTTGTTCGGGCTTGCCTGAGCAGCATCGACAGCCCAGAAAC
It contains:
- a CDS encoding conjugal transfer protein TrbI: MALTTPCACPRCTCEVQASRAVLRDGQSFCSEACAKGHPNHEPCHGSGSCGCTCAE